The genomic stretch CCTACTGATCAAGACCCCAGTTGCCCACCTCACCTCAGCTTGTCTTCATTCAAATGATCAATATTCAGAGGTTTCCGACGCTCACCgaggatttttttcttcttttctctctctgtttgtttttttccacttttCTTTTCTGTCTAAAGAAACCAGGTTTCACATAAGCAGCATCAATACCTTTGAGTTGAACCAGATTTTCATATTTCAGAATGACAGGATACTTGTGACGCTTTCAAGATTCAGAGATCTATTGAGCTAGAAATGTTCTCTGACCACTTAATAAGGTGCACAATGTAGACTAAAcaatgtagaccaggggtgtccaaagtttttggcaggaggcccacattgtctctctgacactgtgtcgagggccggggggggaaaaaagaattaatttacattttgaatttgaatacatttacataattatacataaatgaatatattaaagatgaacttatttgaatgaatgaaggtcttccaatagatcaaggcctataaaaggccttgcacaaagcaagactggcctttcctttgctgctgctactgcatcacagacatgaaacagcaagcagtggaggaagccctcatcccacagctcatgtgataggtcaaacagtcaccctcatgcagagagcagttgtgtcgggccagtgcaggctccaacaaatctccagagagccagaggctcattggagactgggggtccctgagggccacattgagaggcctcgagggccgcatatggccccagggctggggtttgggcacccctgatgtagaccaatgatttccaaccttttccatcttacggcacactggcaaggcactaaattgGTCAgagtacaccatcaggtttttaacaattgacaaggcacactgtgctgtcaatagggggttcacatcccccaatggccctactaataaattaccctctcccaaattcccatggcacacctggggaccattcatggcacaccagtgtgccatggcacagtggttgaaaatggctggtgtagacaAATACACATGAGTTAAAGCTAATACAAAAGGGCTCCATACTCTATGCATGTGTGACATGTGTCATGTCATGTGCAATGTTCCTGTGTATGTTCTTGGACAGGCTGATAGAGGGAGTTTAACATACCTTATAACACAGCATTCATATGCATAGAAAGGCACATGGACCAAATTCACAGCGGAATTTCCATCCCCAGATGTGAACTCCAGCTTGTACTGATCAAATGTCTTGTCTCAAACACCCGCACTGGATAGATACCTTCTGGAGGTAGCCTCCAAAATGGAGCATGTTGGAGAAAGCCTTTTTCTTCTTGGCATCCTCTTCAGCCCTCTTTCtagcttcctcttcctccttcctggcttTCTCTTCCTATCAAGGACAGAATCACAGTGAGAGTTCAGAAAGACAAGAAGACAAAGAGAATCTGCAGGAAAGTCACAGACAAGCTTCTCATTGCTTAGGAAACTAGATGGACTCAACTTAGACAGGATGACATGCAGATGTTACCAGACTGCCCTTACTGAGTACATTTGTGAGGTATACGTGGTAAAGTGTTAATGCAAGGATGGTATTTGGCCTCATGTCTCATTTGATCAAAACTGATGCTAGATGAGCATTGGATTCTTGTAAGAGGCAAGTATTTTCAATGActagaagtgggagaaaaaggagataatgaaataaaaacacacaacaccactttctccaattgtaaaaaaacacaccctgaaatctgcaaaaaaaaaatggtttatttggtttttaattattatttaatggagtagtatgggtaatgactgtggctgcatctgctgacactacaccacctatatcacctatgtTGTACACATTTGAAgtgattattataattattatgtaaattttgaataaaaacacatgacatCGCTTTCTGCAcatctaacttttggaaaacactgaaatctgcaaaaaaacaaaacaaaaaccaccttCTTCCACCTCTACCAATGACTTGATACAACCCCACCCACTCTTTGGCTACAGGAAAATTTCTCAGTCACTGCACCTTGCCTTGGCATCCTATCCCAGACTGCAAGACAATGATGCCATCCTTGGTGCATCCATCTTTGAGACAAACACAGCCATTTAGGCCACAATAGAGAGTGCCTTTAGCCTTTGACTATTTCTTACTAACCCCATTGGCAATTCATAGAGCCCTGTGTTAACTGGGTTTTAGAACCCATGGACAATCAAAAGATATTCACCCAAGCTTCTCTAGGCTCAGACATGAAGGAAACAAACAGCCCATTCTCTGAGAACCAAAAAGGGTGGTTTAGGAATAATAGGTTTGTCCTGAGGAGGTCATCTCACAGAAGATCCCATACCAGTTTATGGCCAAAATCACACACTGGCGACTACATCCTCAGCACCACTGTTCTCTCTGCCGTCAAGCAACTAGAACAGGAATTTGTCCCCTCacttttttctaattcattcttcCCACACCTCTTCCCCCAAAACTTTGGACAAGCCTTAGCTTAACACCTGCTAGTTTCCCTCCTTGCTCAGAATGTGCCCCTTGACTCCTTTCTTGTGTTTTTTGTGCTTGTTGGAACCTcattgcttgtgtgtgtgtatacacttACAGCCAAGCGGGCTTGGCGTTCCTTCTCTCGCTCACTCCGGATTCGTTGCTGCTCAGCTCGTTCCGCTCGCCTCTGCTCCTGCAGGATGAAAGGCCAGTGTCTGATCAGAGGTGTCCTGGCACCCTGTTGAATGTGCCCTCACTCTGAACACAAACAGTGTGACTTGGGATAGCCAGAGTTGACATAAAAATCCTTGTACTCTCAACAGAgccagacttacagcacaatactTCTTATGATTACTTGGACATGCTcgcttactctcaggtgagtggATACAGTCCAAATAGTGGGGAGGGGTCATATCTGAGTGAGAGGAAGGCAGAAGGAGGCCAGTTGGGCCCATATCCTAAtgccctcctgggccagccagCATTACATTGGGTTGCTTAGTGAGATCTAAGAGCTGAGATCAGAGCAGCACAatagagcaggctggggcattactctggATAAGAGGACAagtgtcccctttccccaaggagacctccagccatctcccaatctgcactggatacagctcaggccatgAGCCTtgctgcagcagcacagtttaggattgggctgcacattaGTGGAGAGGAGTTCTTAAACATACAATTCTGTCTTTCAGGGATagcagctcttcctcctccttcttcctgttCTCAAAATGGGCTTCAATCAAGGTCTTCAACTCATTCAGATCCTTCTCCATTCGCTTGCGATGAATGTCCTGCAGGACGGATAAGACATGACCAAGATTTGATATCCTTCCATCAAAAATAAAGATGCTAATTAGGAAAGAAATTGTTTCCTAGACTGTGATTGGCCAATGCTCACATCAAAATCCACTCTTTCTCCATCAGGGATCTTTGGAGGCACCAGATTTGGCATGAAAAGCCTAGAATTTGGGAGAAAAATAAGCAATTAATTGTTAATTGCACAGCACCTGACTTCTGTTTCAACCTACCTCTTCTTATAAGACTATGGTTTGTTTTACAGGATCTTTATTCTCACAACAGAGACACCTATGGGGCAAAAGGCACATTTTGCCCAAATTCTCCTTTACAATGTGAAAGACCCAAAATGTAATGCCAAATGAATGAAATTCTCAGATTAGTGACAATGACAATCTGGGACCTAAACTTGTCCTGGCTATTCTCATAACTCACTGTGTACATGTTCTCTAAACTAGATGTCACTGTGAATGCTGTTTCAAGCCAAAGGAACAATTTATAGCTTGTTTGAGGGCGCCAAATGGAATGCCATAGTGGTGGCCGGGCATTTTACAATGACCACACCTGTCACTGCAGTCTTAGTTTCTTTCGTTCAACTTATGTGAGCTACTGAACAGCTGTAATAACTTCATAGCTGTACAGACTGGAGTGGGAATGTTATCCTTGGGATTACATCAGCAGAATATCTGTTTgctgcctcccactgcctgcagtgttTCTCTGAATTTGTTAGCACGAAAGAAAGGCTAAACATTTTTATCCTGGGTTATTTTGTATCATACCAAAGAGATCATGTATTTACTTTTCTGAAtttcaaggtgttttttttttaaattgaaagaaactttttatctctctctctttttgttgtGCTTTATGAAACTCTAGAAAAATCCACAAATATAAAAGAAAATCAGAAGCATTACAACGGTGAAAAAAATCCATATTTATAATAAAGAAAATGACAAGAATGGCTTTTTATGACCCTAAACACCCTAAAATTCCAATAATTTATGAATAAAATCCATTTTTGAACTCAGTAcatgttcttttttcattttcctaTAATACGTGCATCTCAAATTAAAAGCAATCCTCTGCCCATAACAGTTGAACCAATCCAAAATAACAGGTGGCCAAGGAGATTCCCAGAGAATTGCAATATTCATTCTTGCTATAGTCAATAAACAAATCATTAACTTTCGGTCTTCTCGCCATATTAAACCATTCAATTCAACAAATAAGACAACTTCAGAATCATATAGCAAGTAATCTCTTGTAATATCCTTAATGTTGAATAAAAATTTCCTTCCAGAAACATTCGATCCCAGGACTGGTCCCAAAATTAACAACATCTccaaccagtagcatagccagaggaaggaggcatggtaagtactgcaggtgccacaacacactgtgtaagtagTCCCTTCCACTTgttgtcagagccattcagggcagcaacgGCAATGTGCAGGAGCACCTACACATTGCCGttactgccctgaatggctccagtgATGAGTGGGAGAGACCGTTTACACGGTGCGTTGCTgcgcctgcagtatttaccacgccaccaccacccctggcTATGCTATGGTCTCTAACGGATATGCCCAATCTTGCCtgctcctctttcccttccttgcAACAGCTCCTGGGCCAGCAGGTGCATAAAATGTCCTGTATACTTTTACTACAACATAAAAACCCAACAAGATATATACTTACTTGGGCTTGGGCTTTGATTCCCCTGCaagaaagcaaataaaaacttgagaagatgatAAAGCAGCAATATACTTGCCTGCTCCCTTTGAAGATAAATGGTTGAGATAGTACCTTCCAGATTTCCTGACTCCCTTGAGGCCTACGCTGCTGCTTTTATGGTTAGAGACAGTGCCAGCTGCCAAGCTATAGAGCAATTTTTAAATCTCTTTGTTAGTCTGAAGTCAGTCCGTTTGTGCTTCTTTTCCATGTTCCTCCCTCACCCGCCCCAGAACACTTTCATGCAAAtactgtattcttttttttccagaactaAGGAtctaatcctaaccaacattccagtaccgatgcagcaATGCATCCCCGaagtaagcaaacaaatgttcgcctaccttgagcaggcctctgtgactgcaccaccACTGCAGATGACAGCGAATGCCTCATTATcacggctacaccagtgctagaaaactggataagatttggccctaaggcaccTCATAACCCTTTgattgcaaagaaatgcaaataaCTTTCTCTAATTCCTGTCTCAGTTGCCCAGGCTAGCATTTCAAGTTGCTGTTTAAACCAGATTTTCCCACCATTGCTAACAGGATTTTGGAGTGTGTAAAGTTACCGTTTATCTCTACTGGCTAGCGCCCATGTCATCACCGATGACAAGAGATAGAGTTGATTATGGTGAATGCCCTTCTGCTGTACAACTAGTGTATTCATATGGGAGTTGGACTAGTCACTCACAGGTTGGTCTATTGTTGGGACCTTCAGCACtgaggtttgtttgtttaaagaatttataccctgcctttccagttaaaaacttcacaaggcagcttacaagaaaatcaaacatatttaaaaattaaaagattATATAATTGTGAGCATTTAAGTGCAGCCCTCTACCACTTACTACTCTATAAAGGTTTGTATGCACCTCTTTGTATATCACTCCTTTGCCCAACTCTACCATCTATATATACTTTCATTCTCCTCTTTCGCCAGTTTTTATAAGGTTGGAAACAGAAGAGATTTCCTTCCCCTGTCTCTGATTCTTGCCTTCCTTCTTCTCCTGCAGAAAATACAGCACTGCCTCCAACAGTATTCCTGTAATGCTTTCCACTGTTTCCTCTTGAGGACACTCAACACCAGCACCACTCCACAACTTCTTGTGAAAGATTGGTCTAGCTAGCCTGATAAGGCCTAGAGCCAAGATCTGTATCTGTCCAAAAGGAATGAAATGTACAAACCCAGCATTATGTACAAATGAAATGTACAAACACATAGGCCAATGATGCTCTTGGAGACCCCTTTTCAGTTACCTTCATCTGGTTCTTTAGCTTGCTCCTCTTGTTCTATTTTAAAAGAGGAGAGAGAATTTTGATGAGAGCTGTAGGACAGGCAAAGTTGTTTCTAGGATGTCAGTTCCATGACTGATACATTTTATTTCCTCTAAGCTGTGCCCTGCAAAATTCCTGTCGTGCTTcacagttcattcattcattgctggGAGGCTTTGCATTGGTGGCATTCTGGAATCTGGTGATCAGAGACAGCAGGGACCCTCCTTTGAAATTTTTGCTACATAAAAAACACCCAGGCAGATTCTGATGTGATGCCTCTGTTATATACACAAGAGCACTCAGCTGCATCAAAGAACGCAGCTTAAATCAGAAAGATACTGGAAAGCACCAACCTCTAAAAGCATTTCCTAGCACTTTATATTTCTGAAAACATTACaagttttcccctcccctgctaCCAAATAGGTAAAACCAAACCATTGTCTGTAAAGAATGTAAGATAGTTCAtttctctttcccccttctctttcaaATAGTTTAAAATAGTAACATTAAACCTGCTATATCTTTAAgcacatttttttaatttttaaaaaatgaaaaaccatctggttttaaaaagaaaaacacatgcaatttctttttaaaaccagatggtttttcattttttaaaaaataaaaaaatgtgctTAAAAGATATAGCAAGTTTAAAGGATATTTGTACTCCAAATTACAGTGTAACAAAAACAACTGTGTTGAATTTTCTATAGACTTTACTGGTTGCTGGGCTTGTCCCATACAAGTTCTTTCTTCTCTGAATTGCAAATAGGACACACCATCAACAAGGCTAGAGCTGCCTGAGAACATCAATAAATACCTTCTTCTAAGGTTTCCTCTGTATCTTCCTTGACCTCCTCTTCTGCTTGTTCTTCTACAGAATAAAACAGCAAGATGAAATATTAGTATCTGATGATTTCCATTGCTAACAAACATTGTATCTGCTGCAGAATCCCAGTCACTGGGATGTTGGTCAGAGAAGACATTGAGATAGGTAGCAGAAGCCTAGGACACAACAAAGCAATTCAGGACTGTCATTTTAAATTGAATATATTCTGAAATAGTTTTTGATGCTGAATGATGTTCCTGGGGGTGTTCAATATACACTTCGTTGCTCCTCAACATGCTACGCATAGGgaaataggaagctgccttatactgagacaGATCATTGGTCTGCCGAGCCCattgtctatagcagtgattttcaacctttttcatctcgcagcacactggcaaggtactaaaatggtcaaggcacatctttttgacaattgacaaggcacactgtgctatcaatgggggctcacatcccctaatggtcctattgataaatgaccttctcccaaattcccacagcacacctggggaccattcacggcacaccagtgtgccacggcacagtggttgaaaatggctggtctatagtaCCCTGACTGGCAGTTGCCTTGGTTGTTTTTTAAttacagttgttggcaaccttcagtcttgaaaggctatggtaATTACACATGGTAATTACATACATATATGTAATTACACTTGGTAATTAATTATGGTAATTAATTATGTAATTACATTGGAAATTACATATGGTAATTAATTACAGTAGATTagataaattacacaggcctacaaaattgagggtcaggaaagtttttcccaaactttatggtggtttgatatgaatttggggtgttaattccaaaaatggcatccgttttaccctatcacatctagttttggagatacagt from Tiliqua scincoides isolate rTilSci1 chromosome 4, rTilSci1.hap2, whole genome shotgun sequence encodes the following:
- the TNNT2 gene encoding troponin T, cardiac muscle isoform X1, producing the protein MPNLVPPKIPDGERVDFDDIHRKRMEKDLNELKTLIEAHFENRKKEEEELLSLKDRIEQRRAERAEQQRIRSEREKERQARLAEEKARKEEEEARKRAEEDAKKKKAFSNMLHFGGYLQKTEKKSGKKQTEREKKKKILGERRKPLNIDHLNEDKLREKAKELWQSIHDLEAEKFDLQEKFKRQKYEINVLRNRISDHQKV
- the TNNT2 gene encoding troponin T, cardiac muscle isoform X2 yields the protein MSDIEEVIEEYEEEQEEEEWIEEEDEQAEEEVKEDTEETLEEEQEEQAKEPDEGESKPKPKLFMPNLVPPKIPDGERVDFDDIHRKRMEKDLNELKTLIEAHFENRKKEEEELLSLKDRIEQRRAERAEQQRIRSEREKERQARLAEEKARKEEEEARKRAEEDAKKKKAFSNMLHFGGYLQKTEKKSGKKQTEREKKKKILGERRKPLNIDHLNEDKLREKAKELWQSIHDLEAEKFDLQEKFKRQKYEINVLRNRISDHQKV